From Streptomyces mirabilis, a single genomic window includes:
- a CDS encoding phosphatase PAP2 family protein → MTSRSRIVGGQILLAALVVLGLAARSATLTSADISLNEHVAAWRDPALTTLAKAATFAAQAAVGVAAALLLPAVLWLLRRRQDAVRVLFTLGGAMAIGYAVKIAVSEKRPPQRLWVIAPDSVQSFPSGHTTIAVALAVSLVLLVGSSLRLPAILVGMAFAATVAGARVYLGVHYLPDVIGGLLAATSAALLVSGVMQLPVARRHLDTLERGGPAHAAHANGSHISVRSAVQR, encoded by the coding sequence GTGACGTCTCGCAGCAGGATCGTGGGCGGCCAGATCCTCCTGGCCGCCCTGGTGGTCCTGGGCCTGGCAGCCCGGAGTGCAACGCTGACCAGCGCGGACATCTCCCTCAACGAGCACGTGGCCGCCTGGCGTGACCCGGCGCTGACCACTCTGGCCAAGGCGGCCACTTTCGCCGCGCAGGCCGCCGTCGGCGTGGCCGCGGCCCTGCTCCTCCCGGCCGTGCTGTGGCTGCTGCGCCGCAGGCAGGACGCGGTGCGCGTGCTGTTCACCCTCGGCGGGGCGATGGCCATCGGCTACGCCGTCAAGATCGCGGTCTCCGAAAAGCGGCCCCCGCAGCGGCTGTGGGTCATCGCCCCGGACAGCGTGCAGAGCTTCCCCAGCGGACACACCACCATCGCTGTCGCCCTCGCCGTCAGCCTGGTCCTGCTCGTCGGTAGCTCTCTGCGGCTGCCCGCGATCCTCGTCGGCATGGCGTTTGCCGCCACCGTGGCGGGCGCCCGCGTCTACCTGGGTGTGCACTACCTGCCCGACGTGATCGGCGGCCTGCTCGCCGCGACCAGCGCCGCACTCCTCGTCTCCGGGGTGATGCAACTCCCCGTCGCCCGGCGCCACCTGGACACGCTGGAGCGCGGCGGCCCCGCCCACGCGGCACACGCGAACGGGTCCCACATCTCCGTCCGCTCGGC